In Mytilus edulis chromosome 7, xbMytEdul2.2, whole genome shotgun sequence, a single genomic region encodes these proteins:
- the LOC139483583 gene encoding uncharacterized protein, whose product MNSNIGNGDDKRLYHTIVETKKKEIIKIKGTAIDESEYSIQQYADASLYSFCGSKNSLNASTGSKESYTVPKEIIICSNGDQEKQYHDLSVVTLGRTENVENYEPVDYYECSDSRSKRWFIKEQ is encoded by the exons ATGAATTCGAATATAGGAAATGGTGACGACAAAAGACTGTACCATACAATTgttgaaacaaaaaagaaagaaataattaaaataaaag GAACCGCTATTGATGAGTCAGAGTATTCTATACAACAATACGCAGATGCTTCCCTTTACAGCTTTTGTGGTTCAAAAAACTCTTTGAATGCATCAACAGGATCTAAAGAGTCATACACAG TTCCAAAGGAGATAATTATCTGTAGCAACGGTGATCAAGAAAAGCAGTATCATGATTTATCAGTTGTGACACTAGGAAGAACAGAAAACGTGGAG AATTACGAACCTGTTGATTATTACGAATGCAGTGATTCCCGTAGCAAACGGTGGTTTATCAAGGAACAATAA